One Gammaproteobacteria bacterium genomic region harbors:
- a CDS encoding exonuclease domain-containing protein, whose protein sequence is MFGLFRSLDARRRHALKHCPPGPLHDYLAVAFPDPRGDVRQAPFLALDLETTGLDPEKHEIVSMGWVGLDGLRIRLDSARHHLIRPARDLTPQSVVVHRITDEQAARGEALEVVLAVLLADLAGRVLIAHHAGIEVGFLRAACRRLYGGEFVVPVADTLLLARRRLSRRSQPPREGELRLSALHQAHNMPAHPAHDALGDALAAAEVFLAETAELGAMQGLALKRVLAR, encoded by the coding sequence ATGTTCGGCCTGTTCCGCTCACTGGACGCACGTCGGCGCCATGCCCTGAAACACTGCCCGCCGGGACCCCTGCACGATTACCTGGCGGTGGCATTTCCCGATCCGCGCGGCGACGTGCGTCAGGCGCCGTTTCTCGCGCTGGATCTGGAAACCACGGGCCTCGACCCCGAGAAGCACGAGATCGTGAGCATGGGCTGGGTCGGGCTGGACGGGCTGCGCATCCGCCTGGACAGCGCGCGCCATCACTTGATCCGCCCCGCGCGTGACCTGACGCCGCAAAGCGTGGTGGTGCACAGGATCACCGACGAGCAGGCCGCGCGCGGCGAGGCGCTGGAGGTGGTCTTGGCGGTGCTGCTCGCCGATCTCGCCGGACGGGTGCTGATCGCGCATCACGCCGGCATCGAGGTCGGGTTTCTGCGTGCGGCCTGCCGCCGTCTGTACGGCGGCGAGTTCGTCGTCCCGGTGGCGGATACCCTGCTGCTCGCGCGCCGGCGCCTGTCGCGCCGCTCGCAGCCACCGCGCGAGGGCGAGCTGCGTCTCAGTGCGCTGCACCAGGCGCACAACATGCCGGCGCATCCCGCGCACGATGCGCTGGGTGATGCACTGGCGGCGGCGGAGGTGTTTCTGGCCGAAACGGCCGAACTGGGGGCGATGCAGGGATTGGCGCTGAAGCGCGTGCTGGCGCGTTAG
- a CDS encoding fatty acid desaturase gives MYSIPKPAEQTLPQAENLFKAVLFPTLIFVSFLLARLTAESLAFPAPHHLLLKWALLLALATFDSMLIIGMGILAHDAVHRVLFRNRFWNDFIGGLLSALALIPFYANRQFHLTHHGYAHQPGHDPEAAMHDRPFWIALTWGSIVALQEQYRFMFRNLAAGRRDTKRALRFLKDLALLAAAAGFYAGTLILSGASWLHTLLPILLVLPLVFGYRALSDHYGVPAVARKSLESEAIFESTDPGWDRSQRLVRHQISGWVILSPAWLEWLWSHVNYHEVHHKFPWLSHVHLKNAFEATRHQLPYLVARGYTRNLFRLMRLPYFSQRQDVAECLSVQREPRP, from the coding sequence ATGTATTCGATACCCAAACCTGCCGAACAGACGCTGCCGCAGGCCGAGAACCTGTTCAAGGCCGTGCTGTTCCCCACCCTGATATTCGTCTCCTTCCTGCTCGCCCGGCTGACCGCCGAGTCCCTGGCTTTTCCCGCACCCCATCATCTGCTCCTGAAGTGGGCGCTGCTGCTGGCCCTGGCCACGTTCGACAGCATGCTGATCATCGGCATGGGCATCCTGGCTCACGACGCCGTGCACCGCGTGCTGTTCCGCAACCGGTTCTGGAACGACTTCATCGGCGGCCTGCTTTCGGCCCTGGCGCTGATCCCCTTTTATGCCAACCGGCAGTTTCACCTCACGCACCACGGCTACGCGCATCAGCCCGGGCACGACCCGGAGGCGGCGATGCACGACCGTCCGTTCTGGATTGCGCTGACCTGGGGTTCGATCGTCGCCTTGCAGGAGCAGTACCGCTTCATGTTCCGCAATCTCGCCGCCGGTCGGCGCGACACGAAACGCGCCCTGCGCTTTCTCAAGGACCTGGCGCTGCTGGCCGCCGCCGCGGGCTTTTACGCCGGGACGCTCATCCTCAGCGGCGCGTCCTGGCTGCACACCCTGCTGCCCATCCTGCTGGTGCTGCCGCTGGTGTTCGGCTACCGGGCCCTGTCCGACCATTACGGCGTACCGGCCGTGGCCCGCAAGAGCCTGGAAAGCGAGGCCATTTTCGAAAGCACCGACCCCGGCTGGGACCGCAGCCAGCGCCTGGTCCGGCACCAGATCAGCGGCTGGGTAATCCTGAGCCCCGCCTGGCTGGAATGGCTGTGGAGCCACGTGAACTACCACGAGGTGCATCACAAGTTCCCGTGGCTGTCGCACGTCCATCTCAAGAATGCCTTCGAGGCCACCCGCCACCAGCTGCCCTACCTGGTGGCGCGCGGCTATACCCGCAACCTGTTCCGTCTGATGCGGCTACCGTACTTCAGTCAACGGCAGGACGTCGCCGAGTGCCTCAGCGTGCAGCGCGAACCCCGGCCATAA
- a CDS encoding alanine--glyoxylate aminotransferase family protein, whose translation MTESFHPPVRTLMGPGPSDVNPRILEALSRPTIGHLDPAFVGMMEEVKELLQYAFQTQNALTLPVSAPGSAGMETCFVNLVEPGEKVVVCQNGVFGGRMKENVERLGGIPIPVEDTWGQPVDPNKVEDALKANPDAKVLAFVHAETSTGAQSDAKTLAEIARRHGCLTIVDTVTSLGGTPVLVDEWDVDAVYSGTQKCLSCTPGLSPVTFNERAVERIKNRRHKVQSWFLDLNLVMGYWGSGAKRAYHHTAPINSLYGLHESLVILQEEGLENAWARHTHNHRALRAGIEAMGLEFFVDPEHCLPQLNPVTVPEGVDEAAVRSILLKDYELEIGAGLGPMAGKIWRIGLMGYASNERNVLNCLGALEAALVGLGAPVITGKGEDAARQVYAA comes from the coding sequence ATGACCGAATCCTTCCACCCCCCTGTTCGCACGCTGATGGGCCCCGGCCCGTCCGACGTCAATCCCCGCATCCTGGAAGCGCTTTCGCGCCCCACCATCGGCCATCTGGACCCCGCCTTCGTGGGCATGATGGAAGAGGTGAAGGAGCTGCTGCAATACGCCTTCCAGACCCAAAACGCCCTCACCCTGCCCGTCTCCGCGCCCGGTTCGGCCGGCATGGAAACCTGCTTCGTCAATCTGGTGGAACCCGGCGAGAAGGTCGTCGTCTGCCAGAACGGCGTGTTCGGCGGGCGCATGAAGGAGAACGTCGAGCGCCTCGGCGGCATCCCCATCCCGGTCGAAGACACCTGGGGCCAGCCCGTCGACCCGAACAAGGTGGAAGACGCCCTCAAGGCCAACCCGGACGCCAAAGTGCTGGCCTTCGTGCATGCCGAAACCTCCACCGGTGCGCAATCGGACGCCAAAACCCTGGCCGAGATCGCCCGACGCCACGGCTGCCTGACCATCGTCGACACCGTCACCTCGCTGGGCGGCACCCCGGTGCTGGTGGATGAATGGGACGTGGACGCCGTCTATTCCGGCACCCAGAAGTGCCTGTCCTGCACCCCGGGCCTGTCGCCGGTCACCTTCAACGAGCGCGCGGTGGAGAGAATCAAGAACCGCCGGCACAAGGTGCAGAGCTGGTTCCTGGACCTGAACCTGGTGATGGGCTACTGGGGCAGCGGCGCCAAGCGCGCCTATCACCACACCGCGCCCATCAACAGCCTGTATGGCCTGCACGAGTCGCTGGTCATCCTCCAGGAGGAAGGCCTGGAGAACGCCTGGGCACGGCACACCCACAACCACCGGGCGCTGCGCGCGGGGATCGAGGCCATGGGGCTGGAGTTTTTCGTTGACCCCGAGCACTGCCTACCGCAGCTCAATCCGGTCACCGTCCCCGAGGGCGTGGACGAGGCCGCGGTGCGCAGCATCCTGCTCAAGGACTACGAACTGGAGATCGGCGCCGGCCTGGGCCCCATGGCGGGCAAGATCTGGCGTATCGGCCTGATGGGCTACGCGAGCAACGAGCGCAACGTGCTCAACTGCCTGGGTGCCCTGGAGGCCGCGCTGGTCGGCCTGGGCGCGCCGGTCATCACCGGCAAGGGCGAGGACGCCGCCCGGCAGGTGTACGCCGCCTGA